Proteins encoded by one window of Rutidosis leptorrhynchoides isolate AG116_Rl617_1_P2 chromosome 7, CSIRO_AGI_Rlap_v1, whole genome shotgun sequence:
- the LOC139860467 gene encoding uncharacterized protein — protein MEDEGLSVRLVRCPKCENLLPELPEYSVYQCGGCGAVLRGKQSTPTNGKRPLETPNNENDTRLESSNKEKIVLDSNSRVERKSDEFEVGRRKGRTPQVKVPNLTACSSSKKEKREIFTDSDQNRRRRLDFDQTNYGVSNEFQEVKNRFGPIRSRPIRRNGSLFEKGKFGNLPYSNEGPSSSHLSTFNSFGDGDLNELSRVQDLENDRVALLKKLDELRTQLTRSCNVTDNPITRLNGSYLLPHQPPPIYQPPHQHLHHQYPPPMYHDPFLGYNQEPILHRPSCSCSQCYSMNWQPIPPKIRPFSSFNSQPEPLTYGPRQMPRHHANSLDLGNGGIGGRYPRRRVIFSHEGEHISHPLLGGAPFISCCNCFELLKIPKKLKFSESNGNKTIKCAVCSALISLRLEDNKMIASISSPISEQKVNEQESNRSSVDYDKCGYNFQLTDTDPNLSSIGAEKSVGQSPDSLTESQNDELSKSQNDDLSKSQRTDQERMIVDQSTIKKSLKDALVATEIDVSSTDYSNCDVSREDDELKSKKMGSESFFAGLIKKRLKDFSRSSNGVEKSRSDVFVNGQLLTDRKVRKAEKLAGPILPGDYWYDSLAGFWGVMNQPCLGIIPPFIEEFDHPMPKNCAAGNTGVFVNGRELNQKDLDLLAGRGLPTTKDRSYIIDISGKVVDEDTGEELDCLGKLAPTVEKVKHGFGMKVPKAVSK, from the exons ATGGAGGATGAAGGTTTAAGTGTGAGATTAGTGCGTTGCCCTAAATGTGAGAATCTTTTACCTGAGCTTCCTGAGTATTCTGTTTACCAATGTGGAGGTTGTGGTGCTGTTCTTAGAG GAAAACAATCCACTCCAACTAACGGAAAAAGACCGTTAGAAACACCTAATAACGAGAATGATACAAGGCTAGAATCGTCCAATAAAGAAAAGATTGTTTTAGATTCTAATTCTCGAGTTGAGCGAAAAAGTGATGAATTTGAGGTTGGTAGACGAAAGGGTAGGACCCCGCAGGTTAAAGTTCCAAACTTGACCGCTTGTTCATCGTCAAAAAAAGAAAAACGTGAAATTTTCACCGATTCTGATCAAAATAGGAGAAGAAGGCTCGATTTTGATCAAACCAACTATGGTGTGTCAAATGAATTTCAAGAAGTTAAAAACCGGTTTGGTCCAATAAGGTCAAGGCCCATTCGTAGGAATGGTAGTTTATTCGAAAAGGGTAAATTTGGTAATTTACCATATTCAAACGAAGGTCCTTCGAGTTCCCACTTAAGTACTTTTAATAGCTTTGGTGATGGTGATTTAAACGAGCTTTCTAGGGTTCAAGATTTAGAAAATGATAGAGTTGCACTTTTAAAGAAGCTTGATGAGTTAAGAACTCAGCTTACCAGATCTTGCAATGTAACCGATAACCCAATTACAAGATTAAACGGTTCGTATCTTTTGCCACATCAGCCTCCACCAATATATCAGCCGCCACATCAGCATCTACATCATCAATATCCACCTCCAATGTACCATGACCCTTTTCTTGGATATAATCAAGAACCGATACTTCACCGGCCGTCATGTTCTTGTTCACAATGTTACAGCATGAATTGGCAGCCAATTCCTCCAAAGATTCGTCCTTTTTCGTCTTTTAACAGTCAACCCGAACCTTTGACTTACGGTCCACGTCAGATGCCACGTCATCATGCAAATTCTCTTGATTTGGGAAATGGTGGCATCGGTGGAAGATATCCAAGAAGAAGGGTGATTTTTAGTCATGAAGGTGAACATATATCTCATCCCTTATTAGGTGGGGCCCCTTTTATAAGCTGTTGTAATTGTTTCGAGTTGCTGAAAATCCCGAAAAAGCTTAAATTTTCAGAATCGAATGGTAACAAGACGATAAAATGTGCAGTTTGTTCCGCTTTAATATCGTTGAGACTCGAGGATAACAAAATGATTGCTTCAATTTCTTCACCTATTAGTGAACAAAAAGTCAATGAACAAGAGTCAAACAGAAGCTCTGTTGATTATGATAAATGTGGTTATAATTTTCAGTTAACAGATACCGATCCAAATTTATCATCCATTGGAGCTGAAAAGAGCGTTGGACAAAGCCCTGACAGTTTGACTGAAAGTCAAAATGATGAATTGAGTAAAAGTCAAAATGATGACTTGAGCAAAAGTCAAAGGACTGATCAAGAAAGGATGATTGTTGATCAGTCTACCATTAAAAAATCTTTGAAAGATGCATTGGTCGCAACCGAGATAGATGTGTCTTCAACCGATTATTCGAATTGTGATGTTAGTAGAGAAGATGATGAGTTAAAGAGCAAAAAAATGGGGAGCGAATCGTTTTTTGCAGGTTTAATTAAAAAGAGACTTAAAGATTTTTCAAGATCAAGCAATGGTGTAGAGAAGTCAAGATCAGACGTTTTTGTAAATGGTCAACTTTTGACCGATCGTAAAGTCAGAAAGGCGGAGAAGTTAGCCGGGCCAATTCTTCCTGGAGACTACTG GTATGATTCTTTAGCTGGATTTTGGGGTGTGATGAACCAGCCATGCCTTGGCATTATCCCT CCATTTATTGAAGAATTTGACCATCCAATGCCTAAAAACTGTGCTGCCGGGAACACGGGAGTTTTTGTGAACGGTAGAGAACTTAATCAAAAAGATTTAGATCTTCTTGCAGGCAGGGGTCTACCAACAACTAAAGATAGGTCTTATATTATTGACATTTCTGGAAAAGTTGTCGATGAAGACACGGGCGAAGAACTAGATTGTCTCGGCAAGCTTGCTCCAAC GGTTGAAAAGGTGAAACATGGATTTGGCATGAAAGTTCCAAAAGCTGTTTCTAAATAA